Proteins encoded within one genomic window of Gemmatimonas sp.:
- the nuoF gene encoding NADH-quinone oxidoreductase subunit NuoF — protein sequence MKFFMNFPVTETSHTLVEYRTRLGYQALEKALRMTPTDVTKEVAAAGLLGHGGAAFPAGRKWGVVKLGDGEPHYVCMNADEGEPGTFKDRWLMECVPHMALEGLIIGSYALEGRHAFIYIRGEFDLAHRRMAEAIEEAYAAGLLGENILGTGYSLDVVLYRGAGSYVCGEASAMLASLEGKKGWPRNRPPRLTVKGLYQKPTVVNNVETLANVPVILRLGATEFRKVGTPKSPGTQMISISGHIAKPGVYEVEYGYSWTKFIYEDCGGMQNGKALKCIIPGGVSTKLLSASEIEGVTLDHNSAVAAGSQVGSGGMIAIAEGTCMVRLAAVIQRFYHHESCGQCTPCRQGMGWMERILNRIVAGGGRPEDIDQLYKISEANDGTTICSLGDSAGYACSAILDHYREEFEYYITNGRSMYDGNLTVDDPFATSPFATSPFANALVGAAS from the coding sequence GTGAAATTCTTCATGAACTTCCCCGTGACCGAGACGTCGCACACGCTCGTCGAGTATCGCACGCGCCTCGGCTACCAGGCGTTGGAGAAGGCGCTGCGCATGACACCGACCGACGTGACCAAGGAAGTCGCGGCCGCGGGCCTGCTCGGGCACGGCGGCGCGGCGTTTCCGGCCGGTCGCAAGTGGGGCGTGGTCAAGTTGGGTGACGGTGAGCCGCACTACGTCTGCATGAATGCCGACGAAGGCGAGCCGGGCACCTTCAAGGACCGCTGGCTCATGGAGTGCGTGCCGCACATGGCGCTCGAAGGGCTGATCATCGGCTCGTACGCGCTGGAAGGGCGTCACGCGTTCATCTACATCCGCGGCGAGTTCGATCTGGCGCATCGTCGCATGGCCGAGGCCATCGAAGAGGCGTACGCCGCAGGGCTACTTGGCGAGAACATTCTCGGCACCGGCTACTCGCTCGACGTGGTGCTGTATCGCGGCGCCGGCTCGTATGTGTGCGGCGAGGCGTCGGCCATGCTGGCGTCGCTCGAAGGCAAGAAGGGCTGGCCGCGCAATCGGCCGCCCCGTCTCACGGTGAAGGGGCTGTACCAGAAGCCCACCGTCGTGAACAACGTGGAAACACTGGCGAACGTGCCGGTGATCCTCCGCCTTGGGGCTACGGAATTCAGGAAGGTGGGCACGCCCAAGAGCCCAGGCACACAGATGATCTCGATTTCCGGCCATATCGCCAAGCCGGGCGTGTACGAGGTCGAGTACGGCTACTCGTGGACGAAGTTCATCTACGAAGACTGCGGTGGCATGCAGAACGGGAAGGCGCTCAAGTGCATCATCCCCGGCGGCGTCTCCACCAAGCTGCTCAGCGCCAGCGAAATCGAAGGCGTCACCCTCGACCACAACTCGGCGGTAGCGGCGGGTTCGCAGGTCGGCTCGGGCGGCATGATCGCCATCGCCGAAGGCACCTGCATGGTGCGCTTGGCGGCGGTCATTCAGCGCTTCTACCACCATGAGTCGTGCGGTCAGTGCACACCGTGCCGTCAGGGAATGGGCTGGATGGAGCGCATTCTGAATCGTATCGTGGCCGGCGGTGGACGCCCCGAGGACATCGACCAGCTGTACAAGATCTCCGAGGCGAACGACGGTACCACCATCTGCAGTCTCGGTGATTCGGCGGGGTACGCCTGTTCGGCTATCCTCGATCACTACCGTGAAGAGTTCGAGTACTACATCACGAACGGACGCTCCATGTACGACGGCAACCTGACCGTCGACGACCCGTTCGCGACGTCTCCGTTCGCGACGTCTCCGTTCGCGAATGCGCTCGTCGGAGCTGCCTCGTGA
- the nuoE gene encoding NADH-quinone oxidoreductase subunit NuoE: MTGLVQRLIPEFEQWKGRYPAGFDGSLSIPALRRIQEERGYIADEDISDLTAYLGVPRTQIDEVVAFYTQFTRVPLGKHHIQVCHNVSCSLRGAEGLVKHLCGRLGIKPGETTADGQFTLTTVECLASCGTAPMMMVGDAYFENLTPASVDALLTELKGTL, from the coding sequence ATGACCGGTCTCGTCCAACGCTTGATTCCCGAGTTCGAACAGTGGAAGGGCCGCTATCCGGCTGGCTTCGACGGTTCGCTCTCGATTCCCGCGCTGCGTCGCATTCAGGAAGAGCGCGGCTACATCGCCGACGAAGATATCAGCGACCTCACCGCATACCTGGGCGTCCCGCGCACACAGATCGATGAAGTCGTGGCTTTCTACACGCAGTTCACGCGCGTGCCGCTGGGCAAGCATCACATCCAGGTCTGCCACAATGTGAGCTGCTCATTGCGTGGTGCCGAAGGACTGGTGAAGCATCTCTGCGGGCGCCTCGGCATCAAGCCCGGCGAAACCACCGCCGATGGACAGTTCACGCTGACGACGGTGGAATGCTTGGCCTCCTGTGGCACGGCGCCGATGATGATGGTGGGCGACGCCTACTTCGAGAACCTGACGCCGGCCTCGGTGGACGCACTCCTCACTGAGTTGAAGGGGACGCTGTGA
- the nuoD gene encoding NADH dehydrogenase (quinone) subunit D, producing the protein MSASIPNPVRSAFTTHERDDTVIVNIGPSHPATHGTVQIIAELDGEKVLRTDVHCGYLHRGFEKECEDHTWHNLIPYVDRLNYCSALINDFAYCDAVEQMMGIEITPRTKYLRTLLSEYSRITDHLTCVAASLMELGAMTAFLYLVTVRDFMYEHLAALTGARVTYSYGRIGGLANDVPDGWFTRLREILAEYETYIARVHGLVDRNRIFIDRLRNVGTISTADALHWGFTGVILRSTGVPRDLRKDTPYLAYAELDFDVPVGINGDNYDRYYVRMREMDESVYMIRQLMDMMPDGPINVDDRRCVFPEKALVYNEIESLINHFKLVMEGPSVPPGEIYLAHEAPNGELGFFLVSTGGGTPHKVHVRSPSFVHMGGVHRMLDGYQLADIVTTFGSVNMIGGECDR; encoded by the coding sequence TTGTCCGCTAGCATCCCGAATCCGGTCCGCTCCGCGTTCACCACGCACGAGCGCGACGACACCGTCATCGTCAACATCGGCCCGTCGCACCCCGCCACCCACGGCACGGTGCAGATCATCGCCGAGCTCGATGGCGAGAAGGTGCTGCGCACCGACGTGCACTGCGGCTACCTGCATCGCGGCTTCGAGAAGGAGTGCGAGGATCACACCTGGCACAATCTCATTCCGTACGTCGACCGTCTGAACTACTGCTCGGCTCTGATCAACGACTTCGCGTACTGTGATGCCGTGGAGCAGATGATGGGCATCGAGATCACGCCGCGCACCAAGTATCTGCGCACGCTGCTTTCCGAGTACTCACGCATCACCGACCACCTCACGTGCGTGGCGGCGAGTCTCATGGAACTCGGTGCGATGACGGCGTTCCTGTACCTCGTCACGGTGCGCGACTTCATGTACGAGCATCTCGCCGCGCTTACCGGCGCGCGCGTGACGTACTCGTATGGCCGCATTGGCGGGCTCGCCAACGACGTGCCTGACGGTTGGTTCACCCGCCTGCGCGAGATTCTGGCCGAGTACGAAACGTACATCGCGCGCGTACACGGCTTGGTCGATCGCAATCGCATCTTCATCGATCGGTTGCGCAACGTGGGAACGATCAGCACCGCCGACGCGCTGCATTGGGGTTTTACCGGTGTCATTCTGCGTTCCACCGGCGTGCCCCGCGACTTGCGCAAGGATACGCCGTATCTGGCGTACGCCGAGCTCGATTTCGATGTGCCGGTGGGTATCAACGGCGACAACTACGATCGGTATTACGTGCGCATGCGCGAGATGGACGAGTCGGTGTACATGATCCGCCAGCTGATGGACATGATGCCCGACGGTCCGATCAATGTCGACGATCGCCGCTGCGTGTTTCCCGAGAAGGCGCTGGTGTACAACGAGATCGAATCGTTGATCAACCACTTCAAGCTCGTGATGGAAGGCCCGTCGGTGCCGCCCGGCGAGATCTACCTGGCGCACGAAGCGCCCAACGGCGAGCTCGGATTCTTCCTCGTGAGCACCGGTGGCGGCACGCCGCACAAAGTGCACGTGCGGTCGCCCAGTTTCGTGCACATGGGTGGTGTCCACCGCATGCTCGATGGCTATCAGCTCGCCGACATCGTCACCACGTTCGGCTCCGTGAACATGATCGGTGGGGAGTGCGATCGATGA
- a CDS encoding NADH-quinone oxidoreductase subunit C has product MTTPFLDLVEQQFAPSSGIESHGVQHGVLVLQLDPAALLPVAERLKSQFAFDLFLDVTAIDWPDDALRFEVVHHFYSTTHKVRVRLKTRVSASDPTVDTLKSLFGSAGYMERECHDMYGIVFRGNDDLRPILLYEGFSGHPLRKDYPKQLEQPLVPYRPPQGTLVR; this is encoded by the coding sequence GTGACCACCCCGTTTCTCGATCTCGTTGAGCAGCAGTTCGCACCGAGTTCCGGTATCGAGTCGCACGGCGTGCAGCATGGGGTGCTGGTGCTGCAGCTCGACCCGGCGGCGCTGCTCCCGGTGGCTGAGCGCCTGAAGTCGCAGTTCGCGTTCGACCTCTTTCTCGACGTCACCGCCATCGACTGGCCCGACGACGCTCTGCGTTTCGAAGTCGTGCACCATTTCTACTCGACCACGCACAAGGTGCGCGTGCGGCTGAAAACGCGCGTGAGTGCGAGCGATCCCACCGTGGACACGCTCAAGTCGTTGTTCGGATCGGCCGGCTACATGGAGCGCGAATGCCACGATATGTACGGCATCGTGTTCCGCGGCAACGACGATCTGCGCCCCATTCTGCTGTACGAAGGCTTTTCGGGACATCCGCTGCGTAAGGACTACCCCAAGCAGCTGGAGCAGCCGCTGGTCCCCTACCGTCCGCCGCAGGGTACCCTTGTCCGCTAG
- a CDS encoding NADH-quinone oxidoreductase subunit B, with protein MYGKPLPIVDAFGFPAASTPATTHTKSASFEYLTTRKDELVGWARKFSLFPYPFVTACCAMEFMAVSASAYDTDRFGAALPRFSPRQADLLMVVGTVTQKQAPILLKVYEQMCEPKWVMAFGVCATSGGFYQNYASLPGIDRIIPVDVYVPGCPPRPEMVIDGIMQLQEKIANGKHLIVNESF; from the coding sequence ATGTACGGCAAACCGCTTCCCATCGTGGACGCTTTCGGCTTTCCGGCCGCATCCACGCCGGCGACCACGCACACCAAGTCCGCGTCGTTCGAGTATCTCACGACCCGCAAGGACGAACTGGTGGGTTGGGCACGCAAGTTCTCGCTCTTCCCCTACCCGTTCGTGACCGCCTGCTGCGCCATGGAGTTCATGGCCGTCAGCGCGTCAGCCTACGACACCGACCGCTTCGGCGCCGCCCTGCCCCGTTTCTCGCCCCGTCAGGCCGACCTGCTCATGGTGGTCGGCACCGTCACGCAGAAGCAGGCGCCGATTCTGCTCAAGGTGTACGAACAGATGTGCGAGCCGAAGTGGGTCATGGCGTTCGGCGTGTGCGCAACCTCGGGCGGGTTCTATCAGAACTATGCGTCACTCCCAGGCATCGATCGCATCATTCCGGTGGATGTCTACGTGCCGGGATGTCCGCCGCGCCCCGAGATGGTGATCGACGGCATCATGCAGCTGCAGGAAAAGATCGCCAACGGGAAGCATCTCATTGTGAACGAGTCGTTCTGA
- a CDS encoding NADH-quinone oxidoreductase subunit A codes for MTFILYLLAIVGFLGLVLTLNAWLGPKPAMTSTKFEPFECGATPVDFVNVKAVPIKYYAVAIIFILFDLETMFLFVWALGAKPLSGFLMFTLALFIFLLVISLLYVYKARILEAVTE; via the coding sequence GTGACCTTCATCCTCTATCTGCTGGCGATCGTCGGATTTCTGGGACTCGTGCTCACGCTGAACGCGTGGCTCGGTCCCAAGCCGGCGATGACGAGCACCAAGTTCGAGCCCTTCGAATGCGGTGCGACGCCAGTGGATTTCGTGAATGTGAAGGCGGTGCCCATCAAGTACTACGCGGTGGCCATCATTTTTATTCTGTTCGACCTCGAGACGATGTTCCTGTTCGTCTGGGCACTGGGCGCCAAGCCGCTCTCGGGGTTCCTGATGTTCACGCTGGCGCTGTTCATCTTTCTGCTGGTCATCAGCCTGCTGTACGTCTACAAGGCGCGCATTCTGGAAGCGGTGACGGAGTAA
- a CDS encoding PAS domain S-box protein, giving the protein MTVSSSDALRQTFRDVAIGMVITDADGQIVQTNGAFCRLLGFDETALCGRALTSVMHADDQTLDARALHELLSGVRSSDMVTTRFVHADGREIWGDVHLSVIRGDDGAPAYIVRMTEDVTARQRALDERDRFFDLSLDMLSIANYDGWFTHVNPAWTRCLGWTAEELTSRPLIEFVHPDDRDKVFADRKKIFPGQSMRDIENRYRCKDGSYRWLSWSVHPQVDTRQVIGVVRDITEKKRHEAERRQLEARVARAQRMEGIGTLAGGIAHDLNNVLAPIMLSIEVLKAEAGFDAQREVLDTIEASARRGADMVRQVLSYARGVEGLRVVLSLPAVLRDVLRLVSDRLTANVELHTSLPEHLWTFVGDSTQIQQVLLNLLLNAKDAMPEGGTITISARNVELHAADISEPELSAGPYLQIEVRDTGHGIAPEHLDKIFDPFFTTKGIGEGSGLGLSTSHAIVRSHGGFFQVESTPGIGTTFRVSLPASTTTPAALAPDPAATMPQGADECILVIDDEDSIRRLLQTTLRRAGYRVLAASNGSEGVVQFTAHRSDIALVLTDLMMPVMDGIAAIRAIRAIDATVRIVAMSGLATTERRHAALREGATHFLAKPFSADSLLTTVRTAILGTP; this is encoded by the coding sequence GTGACCGTTTCAAGTTCCGACGCGCTGAGGCAGACCTTCCGTGACGTCGCTATCGGCATGGTCATCACCGATGCCGACGGTCAGATCGTCCAAACGAACGGCGCATTTTGCCGTCTGCTCGGCTTCGACGAAACCGCCCTCTGCGGCCGCGCGCTGACGTCGGTGATGCACGCCGACGACCAGACGCTCGATGCCCGCGCCTTGCACGAGCTGCTGTCGGGCGTGCGGAGCAGCGACATGGTCACGACGCGTTTCGTCCACGCCGACGGTCGCGAGATCTGGGGTGACGTCCACCTCTCCGTGATTCGCGGGGACGACGGCGCCCCGGCGTACATCGTGCGCATGACCGAGGATGTCACTGCGCGCCAACGCGCCCTGGACGAGCGCGATCGGTTCTTCGACCTGTCGCTCGACATGCTCAGCATCGCCAACTACGACGGCTGGTTCACCCACGTGAATCCCGCCTGGACACGATGCCTGGGATGGACCGCCGAGGAGCTCACCAGTCGTCCGTTGATCGAGTTTGTGCACCCCGACGACCGGGACAAAGTTTTTGCCGACCGGAAGAAGATTTTTCCGGGACAGTCGATGCGGGACATCGAGAACCGGTACCGGTGCAAGGACGGGTCGTATCGCTGGTTGTCGTGGAGCGTGCACCCGCAGGTCGATACGCGCCAGGTGATCGGCGTAGTGCGTGATATCACGGAGAAGAAGCGTCATGAGGCTGAACGCCGGCAGCTCGAGGCGCGTGTGGCGCGCGCGCAGCGCATGGAAGGCATCGGCACGCTGGCGGGCGGGATTGCGCACGACCTGAACAACGTACTTGCCCCGATCATGCTGTCGATCGAGGTGCTCAAGGCGGAGGCGGGCTTCGACGCACAGCGTGAGGTGCTCGACACGATTGAGGCGAGCGCGCGCCGGGGCGCCGACATGGTCCGGCAGGTGTTGTCGTATGCGCGGGGGGTCGAAGGGCTGCGCGTGGTTCTCAGCCTGCCGGCCGTGTTGCGCGATGTGTTGCGGCTGGTGAGCGATCGCCTCACAGCCAACGTAGAGCTCCACACGTCACTGCCGGAACACCTGTGGACGTTCGTCGGCGACTCGACGCAGATTCAGCAGGTGTTGCTCAACCTGCTGCTGAATGCGAAAGACGCGATGCCGGAGGGTGGCACGATCACGATCTCGGCGCGCAACGTGGAGCTGCACGCCGCCGATATTTCCGAGCCTGAACTGTCCGCCGGCCCGTACCTGCAGATCGAGGTGCGCGACACGGGTCACGGCATAGCACCCGAGCACCTCGACAAGATCTTCGACCCGTTCTTCACCACCAAAGGCATCGGCGAGGGGTCTGGACTCGGGCTCTCCACCTCGCACGCGATCGTACGCAGCCACGGCGGATTCTTTCAGGTCGAGAGCACGCCGGGTATCGGCACGACGTTCAGGGTGTCGCTTCCCGCTTCGACGACGACGCCGGCGGCATTGGCGCCCGATCCCGCGGCGACCATGCCGCAGGGTGCCGACGAGTGCATTCTGGTCATCGACGACGAGGACTCGATCCGTCGTCTTCTGCAAACCACGCTCCGTCGCGCCGGCTACCGCGTGCTCGCCGCCAGCAATGGCTCGGAGGGGGTGGTGCAATTCACTGCACACCGCTCTGACATCGCGCTGGTCCTGACTGACCTCATGATGCCGGTAATGGACGGGATCGCGGCGATCCGGGCAATTCGGGCGATCGATGCAACCGTGCGAATCGTGGCGATGAGCGGACTGGCCACGACGGAACGTCGACACGCCGCGCTGCGCGAGGGCGCCACGCACTTCCTCGCCAAGCCGTTCTCGGCGGATTCGTTGTTGACGACGGTGCGCACGGCGATCCTGGGCACCCCGTAG
- a CDS encoding heavy metal translocating P-type ATPase has product MDTIRIPVSGMTCAACQSRVQRTLQKQPGVSDATVNLMMHNATVTFDPTATSPDALVAAIVDTGYGAALAPPDQSAFEEQEARDRATTTEYLTLRRKAIVSGIAGAMAMIISMPLMSQLAATMHAHGGASAVGDPFMRWSMTVLDPALRRVAPWMYAIDPRVTTWLLLALTLGVMTWAGRHFYTGAWSAFRHHAADMNTLVAVGTGAAFLYSVVATVAPEFFVRRGVAPDVYYEAVVLIIALILTGNMFEARAKQRTSSALRALVHLQPKTARVLRDEQELDLPVESVMAGDTVIVRPGERIPVDGELLAGSSAVDESMLTGESMPVTKGVSDRVIGGTINATGAFRFRATTLGGDSVLAQIVKLMRDAQGSRAPIQRLADHISGIFVPVVLSLAVLTFMVWFVAADSAPAVRAFAASVAVLIIACPCAMGLAVPTAVMVATGKGAELGVLIKGGEALQRAGDLNTVVLDKTGTVTEGKPAVTDVVLAIDGAFVGREHDLLRLVASIESRSEHPLADAIVRHARGLGLTVTEPHSFESQTGRGAIGVVRDGDATTGRDVAIAVGNAALMADYSVDTASAQADVDRLANDGKTPMFVAIDGVLAGVIAVADPIKESSRAAITQLHAMGLEVVMLTGDNQRTADAVARLAGIDRVVAGVLPAGKVAEITRLQALGRVVAMIGDGINDAPALAQADVGMAIGTGTDVAIEAGDIVLMRGDLRTAAQAIALSRRTMRTMKQNLFWAFVYNVIGIPVAAGVLYPAFGLLLSPILASAAMAFSSVSVVSNSLRLRRFAATIQ; this is encoded by the coding sequence ATGGACACCATTCGCATTCCGGTCAGCGGTATGACGTGCGCCGCGTGCCAGTCACGAGTGCAGCGCACGCTGCAGAAACAGCCGGGCGTCAGCGACGCGACGGTCAATCTCATGATGCACAATGCGACCGTGACCTTCGATCCGACCGCCACGTCGCCTGACGCCCTCGTGGCGGCCATTGTCGACACGGGGTACGGGGCCGCGCTGGCCCCGCCGGATCAGTCGGCATTTGAAGAGCAGGAAGCGCGCGATCGCGCGACCACCACGGAGTACCTCACCCTGCGCCGCAAGGCGATCGTGAGTGGCATCGCCGGGGCGATGGCCATGATCATCTCCATGCCGCTCATGAGCCAGCTGGCGGCCACCATGCACGCGCACGGCGGCGCGTCCGCCGTCGGCGATCCCTTCATGCGCTGGTCGATGACGGTGCTTGACCCCGCGCTCCGCCGTGTGGCGCCGTGGATGTACGCCATCGATCCGCGCGTCACCACCTGGCTGCTGCTGGCGCTCACGCTGGGCGTGATGACCTGGGCCGGACGGCACTTCTACACCGGTGCGTGGTCCGCCTTTCGCCATCACGCCGCCGACATGAACACCCTCGTGGCGGTCGGTACCGGCGCCGCGTTTCTGTACTCCGTGGTGGCAACCGTCGCCCCCGAATTCTTCGTGCGTCGGGGGGTGGCACCCGATGTGTACTACGAAGCCGTGGTGCTCATCATCGCGCTGATTCTCACCGGCAATATGTTCGAGGCGCGCGCCAAGCAGCGCACTTCGTCGGCGTTGCGGGCGTTGGTACACCTGCAGCCGAAAACCGCGCGCGTGCTGCGCGACGAGCAGGAGCTCGACTTGCCGGTCGAGTCGGTGATGGCCGGCGATACCGTGATCGTGCGCCCCGGCGAGCGCATTCCTGTTGACGGCGAGCTGCTCGCCGGTAGCAGCGCCGTCGATGAGAGCATGCTGACCGGGGAATCGATGCCGGTCACGAAGGGGGTTAGCGACCGCGTGATCGGCGGCACCATCAACGCCACCGGCGCCTTTCGATTCCGCGCCACCACGCTGGGTGGCGATAGCGTACTGGCGCAGATCGTGAAGCTGATGCGCGATGCGCAGGGCTCGCGGGCGCCGATTCAACGGCTGGCCGATCACATCTCGGGCATCTTTGTGCCGGTCGTTCTGTCGCTGGCGGTGCTCACGTTCATGGTGTGGTTCGTCGCGGCGGATAGCGCACCGGCGGTGCGCGCCTTTGCCGCGTCGGTGGCCGTGCTGATCATCGCCTGCCCCTGTGCAATGGGCCTGGCCGTGCCGACCGCCGTCATGGTGGCGACCGGGAAGGGAGCCGAGCTGGGTGTGCTCATCAAGGGGGGCGAAGCCCTGCAGCGCGCCGGCGATCTCAACACGGTGGTGCTCGACAAGACCGGCACGGTCACCGAGGGGAAGCCCGCGGTCACCGACGTGGTCCTCGCCATCGACGGCGCGTTCGTGGGTCGCGAGCACGACCTGCTGCGGCTGGTCGCGTCGATCGAGTCACGCAGCGAACATCCGTTGGCCGATGCGATCGTGCGCCATGCGCGGGGGCTGGGGCTCACGGTGACTGAACCCCACAGCTTCGAATCGCAGACCGGCCGCGGCGCGATCGGCGTCGTGCGTGATGGCGACGCGACGACGGGCCGCGACGTCGCGATCGCCGTCGGGAACGCGGCGCTCATGGCCGACTATTCGGTGGATACGGCATCGGCGCAGGCCGATGTGGATCGCTTGGCCAATGACGGCAAGACGCCGATGTTCGTGGCGATCGATGGCGTACTCGCCGGCGTGATCGCCGTCGCCGATCCCATCAAGGAGAGTTCACGGGCCGCGATCACGCAATTGCACGCCATGGGTCTCGAGGTCGTGATGCTCACGGGCGACAATCAGCGTACCGCCGACGCGGTAGCGCGCCTGGCTGGCATCGATCGCGTGGTCGCGGGGGTGCTCCCGGCCGGCAAAGTCGCGGAGATCACCCGCCTGCAGGCCTTGGGACGTGTAGTGGCGATGATCGGCGACGGCATCAACGACGCCCCGGCCCTGGCGCAAGCCGATGTCGGCATGGCGATCGGCACCGGTACCGACGTCGCCATCGAGGCGGGGGATATTGTACTGATGCGCGGCGATCTGCGGACGGCGGCCCAGGCCATCGCGCTCTCGCGACGGACCATGCGCACGATGAAACAGAACCTGTTCTGGGCCTTCGTCTACAACGTGATCGGTATTCCGGTGGCAGCGGGTGTATTATATCCCGCCTTCGGACTGCTGCTCAGCCCCATTCTGGCCAGTGCCGCGATGGCCTTCAGCTCGGTGAGTGTGGTCTCGAACAGTTTGCGGTTGCGACGGTTCGCCGCGACGATCCAGTAG
- a CDS encoding cupredoxin domain-containing protein, with product MTGIEWIVVLGGTATIAWVNWYFFASSPVTASVTASAVASTATSGATAAAGPPSITITVDGGYSPQSVQVPAGQPVRLIFDRRDTGSCSDEVVFPDFGIRRFLPTGQQTTIEITPPKAGTYAFMCGMSMLRGSVIAVA from the coding sequence CGCCACCATCGCCTGGGTCAACTGGTACTTCTTCGCGTCGTCGCCGGTGACCGCGTCGGTCACCGCCTCGGCCGTGGCGTCCACCGCCACGTCCGGGGCCACGGCGGCTGCGGGACCGCCGAGCATCACGATCACGGTCGACGGCGGCTACAGCCCGCAGTCGGTGCAGGTCCCGGCGGGACAGCCTGTCCGCCTGATCTTTGACCGACGGGATACCGGGAGCTGTTCCGACGAGGTCGTCTTCCCCGACTTCGGGATCCGCAGATTTCTCCCGACCGGGCAACAGACGACGATCGAGATCACACCACCCAAGGCTGGGACCTACGCATTCATGTGCGGCATGAGCATGCTGCGCGGTTCCGTGATCGCCGTCGCCTAA